The genomic stretch CGGCACCTCTCCGATGGCTTCGATTACACGTCGAAGACTCTCCTCGTTGGCCGAAGCATTAGCCAGAAGCACTGCAGCTTCCCGTGCGACTGTCGGAATGCCCTGACGAATTTGCATCGCTAATGAACCTCCTCCCGCTTTGGCCACGGCATCCAAGAGTTCCTCTGGCAACCCAACCATTGACCTGCCACGATAGGCTTTCTCAAATCCTTCCAACAAAGAACTTTTGCTTTTTGCATCCGGGGCCAAATTAAGTAACCGCGCACTGATCCGTAAATAGTCCCTCGATCCTTCTGCAGCTAATCGTCGCATAAGAAATTCCAGAATCGGTTTTTGAACCATAGCCTCGTCAAACAAACGCCTTCCTTCAAACATACTGACGACTTGATTTGGATCGTTGGAAACAAACTCTTCCAAAGCCCACCACACAAGAAGCGGCATGTATGGATCCTCGGCATCCTCGTTGCGCTTTAGCAACTCGCGGACAATAGACAAACTGCCATGTAGTTTTTGTAGCCGTTTGGCGGTGGAGGACAATTGCTGTCGAACCTCCACATGCGGATCGCTGGCAGCCATATCCCTCATGGTACTCAATTCCCAATTCTCGGCAGTCCAGGCATCACCAATCAAGCGAACGGCCCATTTCCGCACATAGGGATCATCGTGCGATAAAGCAGTTTTTCGAACCGCGTTATCATATTGGCCTAGCAAATTTATGGCCCACAAAGCTTCCAGCGCTGTCTGACCGGTTTCTTCCCGTAACCAGGTTTTCAATACTGGAAGGATGGATGTATCCTGGCGTTCATTGATCAATCTTCTGGCAGTATCGCGGTACCATTTTCGCGCATCTTTTAGAAGGTCAGCCAGCTCCCTCGTCGAAAGAGCAGCCAGATTGATTCTCATCGGTTCGTAACCTTCTTTGGCACGAATCCGGTAAACCCGGCCGTCAGCCGCACTCATACGCCCAACGAAGTTTTCCATATGATTTATCTGCTGGTCGTACCAATCCGACACAAATACAGAACCATCCGGTCCCGTTTCGGCATACACCGGACGAAACCACCGGTCCTCGGAGTCCACCATCACATCGATTAATTCTGAGTGAAAGGTCGGGCCAATCGCAACCGGCCGGGATGCCAGAACACGCCCGATCAACGGATTTGCCGTAATAATAGTATCATCATAACGACCTGGTAGTGCTCCTTCGGAGTAAGTCATCAGATTGGTCGTCACACGCTGTGATCCTTTTTCTTCCACTCCGAAAAAATAGCCGTACGCATGCGGATTGGATAACTCGCCGTGCTTGGCAAAGTTCTTTTTATTATAGGAACCTTGCATGTAGTGGTAACCGAGTTTTCCACCTTCATTAGCACCGGCAAACAAACGGCCCTTGGAATCAAACTGGCAGCTCCAGATATTTCCTCCTCCTTCGGCGACTATCTCATAAACTCGATTCCCGGGATGATAACGCCACATTAATTGCCCAACACTTTTGATCGGAGGAGCGTCACTACCTTCCAGAGTAATTGAAGCCGTCACCGTCGATCCCTGTGCACCATAAAGCCAACCATCCGGTCCCCAGTTTAAACTGTTTGCGTAGGAGTGAGAATCCTCGAGTCCAAACCCCGTGATATGGACATCCGGTGGGCCATCCACCACATCGTCCTGATTAGCGTCTTTGTAGAATAATAGATATGGCGGCTGAAGAACCCAAACACCATCCCCAGCCCATGCCAATCCGGTAGCCATGTTTAATCCATCGAGAAAGATAGACACCTTATCGTAACTGCCATTCCCATTCGTATCCTCATGAATCGTTATTCTATCAGCACCAGGAACAAAATCCGGATGCCCGGGAGGAGCCGGAAAGGTGCTGTATACATTTCGCCAAAACTGATCGGTCGAAATAGCTTTCAATCCTGCCGGATGCGGGTACTGGCGGTATTGAATCATCCACATCCGCCCACGTTCATCGAAGCGCAAAAAAGAAGGTTGCTTGATGTCCGGTTCCGACGCGATGAGGTCAATCGCCAGACCTTCGGCCGGAGTTAGAAAGTCATGTGATTTTTCCGGAGGGAGCCCAGAATCACCCGCTTCCTTCGCGCGCGTTTCATGACCAGGTTGAGTTTGTGCGATAAGAGCCTTGCTCGCAAAAATTACTGCAATAAATAAACAGCATCCAAAGATCCTCATGGAATTATTCATTGTTCAGGGGATAAACAGGCAGCCATTGTGGGAGCAGCTAAAACAATGTTTGCACGAAAAACAATGGATAAACCTTATATCGGTGAAAGATTATTAGCACCCCATCGATAGAGCGATCATAGGTATACTCTAAACAAGTTATCTTCTTTCAGCTGCCGACTCTACCTCTGAGCTTAAGTATTTCCCATTGTCTTCCCCGGACCGGTTAAATTTAAAATTCAACCGCAACTTCACATTAATACCAACTTTGGTTCCATCGGGACCAAATGAAACAGGAATAGCTGCACCGACAATCCATTGACTCTCTGAATTGAAGGTAAATTTCCTTGGAACATGCCAAAGAATTCCTGGGCGAACCGAATAAAGATCTTCGTCACTTGAGCCCCATACCCGAGTTGTTGCATAAGCCGACTCGAAGGTATAATGAAAAGTACCTTGATCGATTACTACACCACCTGAAAGTCGCTGCCAGCTATCTCGCAGTTGATTCTTTTCAATCCGTCCAATGATATCTGTTTGAGAAATAATATCCGTGGTCAGTCCCCAAAATAAACGGAGCTCCGGGCGAGACTCCAAAGGCTTGGCGAACGATAAGGTACCTTCGCGGTGAATCAGCCCATCGGTAACCCCTGAAGCCGGATTTCCTATGGGCGCAGAGTAAGAGAGATCGATGGCTGAATCCCACCCGCGAAACAAGGAATTGGTGAGGTTGTATTTGGTTTCAATTTCGTAATCAGCCAATCCCAACTCATCAAACGGCGCCACATCCTTCAGACCATGTCCAAAGTATAAGCGAGTCATGGCCGAAATATCCCAATTTCTTGTAATCCCATAGGAGAATCCCAAATCATTTCGAATATGATGTCGTTTTTCAAAATCTCCCACATGCGGATGAAGGATAAGTTTGAAACTGTTTTTTTCTTCAGTTCCAGGGAGAATGCTATCGAATACACCCCGAACCCTCAACGAATCGTCTGAAATCTTACTTCCCTGGCGCTCATTAGTTGCAACCGCGAATTGAACTAGCAGGGTTGAAAACAAAACACCTGTTAAAGTTCCAAAGGAAAGGAATTTTAGGGACAGGCGTCTTGTAAAGTAATGAATCAAGGCAGTTCTGGATTTAATCCAAAGCTACTTTGATAGCATTAATGTTTCCTTAATTCATAAAGTTTATGTAAAATAGTGCTACTACCTGTAAGCTAATCTCTGATTTAATATCCTCAATTTAAGAAAAGCTGCAGGAGTTCAGCGCCCTCAACAAAACCAATAAAGAACTAGACGATCCTCATCGTCCTTCCTAGGGTTGTTTTTTTCACATCAATCCATCTAAACAAATGTTTCTCCTTACCAAGCCTTCGAAACTATTACTCGGCGTTTTCTGTATCCTGCTTCCTTTCGTATCCGCATGCTCAAAAGCAGAAGAAACGAAGAAGGTTCTTTTTGTGGCCGGCAAAATGAGTCACGGGTATAATTCCCATGAGCATAATGCTGGATCGCTACTCCTGGCCAAGGCATTGAATGAAAGTGATCTCGGAATAGAAGCCTCGGTATATTACAACAAAGACAATCCGGGTTGGACGATGGATGAAACGCTGCTCGAGGGAATCGACGCCGTGGTGATCTATTGCGATGGTGGCGTAAAACATCTGGCAAACGACCATGTCGGAGCAATTGGAGCACTCAATAACACGGGTGTTGGCGTAGGTTGTCTCCATTACGGGGTTGAAACCATAGACGGTGAACCAGGTGATGGATTTCTCCGCTGGATGGGTGGGTACTTTCAACTTGGCAAATCGGTCAACCCACACTGGGTAGCTCACTTTGAGAATTTCCCCGATCATCCCGTAGCCAACGGTGTTAAGCCTTTCCACATTCAGGATGAGTGGTATTTCAACATGCGATTCCGCGATAATATGGAAGGCGTTACTCCCATTCTTACCGCCATTCCGCCACTCGACGTAATTCCTGAAAAGGACCACCACCACAATTCTACCGCTGATGCTCGAGCTGCGGTTAAACGGCGCGATCCTCAACACATGATGTGGGTTTCTGAGAATGCCAATGGCAGCCGCGGCTTTGGTTTTACGGGCGGCCATTTCCACGACAACTGGCAGGACGATGATTTCAGGAAGGTGGTCCTCAACGCAGTTGCCTGGATAACTCATAAAAAAGTACCAGCGGGTGGAGTATCCTCCGCCACACCTACGACTGAGCAATTGAAACAAAACCAGGACTACGACGAAGACCTGAGCAAGATTCGTAAGGACAGATACGCTGAACACATCCGGAAATAATAGTTGGTGGTTCAGCGGTTCAACGGTTCAGCAGGTCAGCGGTTCAGCGGTTTGAATACCTATGAGTATTAAACGATTCGAAGACATTGAAGGCTGGCAATTGGCACGTCAACTTACTCAACAAGTTTACAAACAAACGAACAAGGAACCGTTCTCAAAGGATTTTGGATTGAAGGACCAGATCCAGCGAGCATCCGGTTCGATCATGCACAATATTGCAGAAGGATTTGATTCCGAATCTAATCCTGAATTCATTCGGTTTTTGAGATATTCAAAGTGCTCATGCAGTGAGGTTCAAAGCCAGTTGTATGTTGCTCTGGACAAAAAATACATTGCTCAACATGAATTTGATTCGCTTTATGAACAAGCTCGACGCACACGGGCAGCCATCAGAGGCTTTATCAACTACCTCACAAAACATGGGCAAAGCCAATCAAACAAAACCATTCAGAAAGAAGCCCAAGAATACAGCCCTTGACCCCATGAACCCGGAACCGATGAACCGTGAACCCTTGAACCCAATTTAACCTATTTAGACTCATGCCGCATATAAACGCAGGTAAAACGAAACCCGAATACGATGTCATCATTGTTGGCTCCGGCGCAGCTGGAGGCCAGACTGCTTACACTTTAGCCATGGAGGGCGTTAAAGTTCTCATGCTCGAAGCAGGACGTAACTACGACCCGGTGACTGAGACACCCATGTTTAATACGCCTGAGATGGCACCGTTACGTGGCCAAAGTACCCCGGGAAAACCATTTGGTTATTATGACGCCACAGTTGATGGAGGTTGGAAGGTTCCTGGTGAACCCTACACCAATGCCACGACTAAACCAGAAGAGGAATTCATGTGGTGGCGGGCCCGCATGCTGGGAGGTCGAACAAACCATTGGGGACGTATCTCGTTGCGCAATGGGCCCTATGATTTCAAGCCCTACTCACGGGACGGATTGGGATTTGATTGGCCCCTATCCTATGAAGATGTTGCTCCGTACTATGACCGGGTCGAATCGCTTATTGGGGTATACGGTTCAAACGAAGGGATGGAGAACACACCGAATTCTCCGGACGGCGTACTACTGCCGCCACCTAAAGCCAGAGCAGCAGAATTATATGCCCGCAAACACGCAAAAAAGATTGGAGTTCCAATTGTGCCCATTCACCGCGCTGTTTTAAGCACCACGCTGAATTCGAAAAAAATCCCTAAGAGCCTTCACCCGAACAATCCAAGAGCCCAGCAAATCCTGGCTCAGGAAATGGACCAACGTCTCGCCTGCTTCTGGGCTACCAGTTGTGGTCGTGGGTGCTCAACAAAAGCCAATTACCAATCGACCACGGTTCATTTGCCCCCTGCCCTGGCAACGGGAAACTTGGACATTATTACCAATGCCATGGTACGGGTCGTTGAAACCGATAGTTCAGGTAAAGCGACTGGTGTAAATTTTATCGAAAGAAACACCAAGAAAGATTTTAGCGTCAAAGGCCGTATAGTTGTTCTGGCGGCCAGCTCACTTGAGTCCGTACGTATCATGCTCAATTCTCAGAGTTTCCATCATCCCGATGGTGTGGGCAATTCAAGTGGTTTAGTTGGGAAGTACATTATGGATACGGTTGGGGCACGGGTATCAGGTCACGTTCCGGCACTTGAAGGCTTGCCTCCACACAATGAGGACGGCGCAGGTGGAGCACACGTCTATGCGCCTTGGTGGCTCTATCAGGAACAAGCAGCTGGGAAACTGGACTTCCCAAGAGGTTATCATATCGAAACAGGTGGCACCCGAGGAGAACCAAGTGTCGGATCTTTTAACGGACTGGAGCATTTGACTAAAGGCGCTTACGGGAAACGTCTCAAAGACGAGGCCCGCAGGTACTATGGTTCATTCGTGGGATACTCCGGTCGGGGTGAAATGATTCCAAACGAAAATTCATATGCTGAAATTGACCGGGAGGTAAAAGACAAATGGGGTATTCCAGTTCTCAAGTTTCACTGGCAATGGGCCGATCACGAAATCCGGCAAGCAGCCCACATGCATAAAATTTTTGCCGAAATTATTATTGAACAAGGAGGAACTGTCACCAGCACCCTCGATCCAACAGGAAAAAAGGGCATATACCGAGGTGGAGAAATTATCCACGAAGTTGGCGGAACCATCATGGGTGAAGATAAAAAGACCTCAGTGACCAACCAATATATGCAAACATGGGATGTGAAGAATCTGTTCATTACGGATGGTGGACCCTTCTGCTCCAATGCTGATAAAAATCCGACCCTCACAATCATGGCGCTGGCCTGGAGATCAGCCGATTACATGATGAACGAAATGAAGAAAGGAAACATTTAATGAAAGCCAACTTTTCCCACAATCGTATGGACAGAAGGTCCGCCTTAAAATGGATGTTGGCCGCATCTGCAACTGTCCACTTCCTGAACACTAAATCCTTTGGCCAGGAAACAGATCCTTTACTCAAAGGATTTGGCACTGATCCGGATTTGCTAAAAGGCGAAGTTCCTTGGGACCGAACAATGACCGCAGATCAATTACGGACGACTTCGACCTTATCTGACATCATCCTCCCGCATACAAGCGAAGAGTCTCCAAGTGCGACCGAAGTTCATGTACCCGATTTTATTGATGAATGGATCAGCGCACCCTACGACGAGCAACAAGAGGATGCTAAGATAATAATTGAAGGACTCGCCTGGCTCGACCGTGAATCGCAACGACGCTTTTCCCAGGACTTCTATCAATTAAATGAAACTCAGCAAACCAGCATCTGTGATGATATATGTTTTCAAGAAGAAGCCTTACCAGAATATCAAGTTGGGGCTCGTTTCTTTACAAAGTTTCGCAACCTGACCCTTGGAGGATATTACACAACCAACGTAGGCATGAAAGACGTCGGTTACGTAGGAAATGTTGCATTGGCCGCATTCGACGGCCCACCTCCGGAAGTGCTAAAGCAGCTCGGAATCGACAAAGCTCCCTGGTAAAGATTCTTTTTCCATTCGACATTGAATGGATAATAATTCCCGTTTTGGTCTTTGGAAAACGATTCATTGAATCGCAACCGGGTTCATTCCTCGAAGCTTGCTTCGTCGCTGACTTTTGCGATACATCAAGCCCCAAAGCGCGAAGCGATTGTTTGCCGTGATGCCTCGTTCCCGCTTCGGCAGTCGACGAAGTAGAGAGCTTGCTCCGCTGTGGAAAACAATGGGTGCAGATATTCAATCCAAAAAGGTTCACTGCGTTACAACAGAAGCTAACAATGCTTCTTGAATCCACAACGGAGTAAAGGAACAGAAAAATACACCTACAAATGAGGGTTAATTTCTGCAGTTAATTTTTCCAACTTTCTTGCCCTAAAAAAGTTCAGCTTTCCCTAATCGAAAAATTTATAAATCGAAAATTATTTTAGATCGACTTGGATTAGATTGACTCAAAGCCGCCTCTGAAATATTCCATAGTTCTCACTTTAGTTATCCAAAAGTGATGTCTTAAACCTCTACGGTCATGGATAGCTTCGAAACATACGAACTGGATTTCGGAACTTTCAAAAAATTTGATCGTTACATTCTTGGGATACCCAATAAATATTCGAATTTGGGTATACCCGAAGCAAGGAAAGTACACCGCATAATAGGATCACAATTCACTCAAAACTACGGCTATATAGGTGATCGAATAAACCATCACTCGGTCGACCCAACGGTATATCTTTATGTGGGTAAGGAAAGTCCGTTACTCAAATCAGTCGCCATTATCGTCTATTCAGAATCCTCAAGGACAATAGCAGAACTTGAAGAACAAGCCGCCAACACCGTGGCCTTTAATTTTGGTATTTTTGACGATTTGGAATCCGCGGTAGCATGGACGCTATCGGGTCTGGATAAGTTGGATCTAAAAGCAGAAGAAAATTAGACTGCCATCCAACAAACCAGAACAGACATGGAGACGATTATTTTAGACCCCGCATCGGATTTTCGTACCACAAAATATTTCGACTCCAGTGGCCGGCAATGAGCAGATCCAGATCGCCATCCCTATCCATATCAACAGCACGTGTGTCGTAGGAGCCCTGATTCTCCTCAATAAGGTGCTTGGTAAAGAATCCACGGCCATCGTTTTCGAACCAGGCAGCAATACTTTCCTCATGGCGGCCACAGCTAGCGATGTCGACATCGCCGTCTTGGTCAAAATCCTCAACGACAAGACTGTGTGGTCCGTAAATATCTGCGTCCACTTCTACTTGATGAAAGTCTGGTCCCATGAAAAGCAGAAGCCCATTTCCATGTCCACGGGAAGCAACCAGATCGACCACTCCATCGCGATTCACATCAGCAGGAATGATATTGGTCGCTCCAGGTTCGGATGCTGATAGAAGGTGTTTTTTCCAAACTTGTGTAGGATCACGAGGTTGCTCCCACCAGGCAAACCACTCTCCACCTTCAAAACCTTCGCCACCCTTGGCTCCACAGGAAATATCCGGACGACCATCGCCATTGATATCTCCGAAGCCCATATAATGATTTCCTCCGGGTGCATCCTTATCGGCAAAGACGTGACGTACCCACTCGCCGGATGCAGCGGGCGTTTCGAACCAGCATATTGATTCGTAAATCGTAGTAGCGCTTTCTTTTTGAAACGAATTGGCGATAAGATCCAATTTCCCGTCCTGGTTCACATCTCCGGTAATCAAACAATGGGTACCCTGAATTTCATCATCGATGGTGTGATACTTCCATGGTTTCCCTGAAAAGGGATCTTTCGGACACTCCAACCAAAAAGTAGTGTTATTAGATCCAACAAAATCCTGATCTCCATCACCGTCCACATCAAGTAGGCATGAGTGAATACACTGCGGCCGCGGTTTCCGCGACGAGTCACCTTCTTTGAATGCATGTATCGTCTGCCGTTTCCAATCGGGACCTTTCAAAAGAACAACATTCCCATCGAAGGTGCCAATTACGTCCATAAAGCCATCTCCGTCAAAATCGTTGGCAACCGCCGAATCCGTCTGCGTGCTTTCTACCTGCGATACTATGGTGTGCTTTTTCCAAATAGCTCCCGATTCGACTTGAGATCCATCCGTCGGCAACGCCTCCCATATCTTTACGTTGTCGTATGAAAGCGTTCCTTTATTTCCACGAGCCTTCAAGTTGAGCGAGGTTTTAAGTACATCAAAACGCCAGTGCTTTGCTTTTAAGGTAGGTCCTCCATCGATTTGCGCGATACACTGATCTCCAATCACTTCAATGAGCACGGTGTACCAACGGTCCTTTTCAATGGTCCAATCAGAGGTGGCAAGGGGCAGATCTTTGTCACCTATAATTTGAGAATGCCGATCCTTCTGTAATATTGTTCCAGCATTTATAGACGGAATCAGACGAGCAATATGACCTGTACCTCCCGCAGTCGTGCTGTTGTTAAATCCGATATGGGCAGCATTCAGTCCACCGGAAACCTTGAACGACATTTCCAGAATGCAATCCCGGGCAGCGACCTGTACTGTCATGCTCGGTGTAGCACCCGTGTGGTTGTCTCGACTCGCCTGAAACTCTGGCGTAGAGGGAATCCCAACAAAAGCGCCCTCCTCCACCGACCAACGTGTTCCGTGAAGCGCCTGCCATTCGGGCTTGACTGACCCCGAATTAAAATCGTCTTCGAAAAGTAATGATCCCTTCTGGCTATCGATGGGTTCGAGGGCAAAAGACTGAGAAACTAAAAACGTTAAAATCGACAATACCAGGAGAAGATAATATTTCATAATGTTACTGAATTCAAACACGGCACTGCGGGGACGCAGTAGCCCTACCACAGGAATCTAAAATTGATAGGCGATCGCACTGTGCCTTAACTAAACTTAATAGCGAAGACTGGTCCTCGCGATGCCGAATGTATTTTTTATTTCGCGTAATTCAGCGCCTTTCGTAGTTATTAATAATACCAATCATATCTCCTGAAACGCCTCACTCATCACAACAAGTTCCACCAGATCCCGTAGACCATTGCCACGCTCTTCCAGCTCTTCGCAGAGGGTTTGTAACGTCGCGCGATCCGTAAAAACAAGTTTTCTACCTAAGGCGTAAGACAGCATCTTTTCGGTGAGGCATTGTGTAAACTGGTCTTTCCGGCCCAAGAGAATGGTTTTAAGATCGGCCATATTGTTAAAACTCTCACCTGTAGGCAACTCGCCGGCGGTTTCGATCTTCCCAATTGGACGGCCTTGGTCATTGCGGTACTGACTTCGATAGGCGCCGATAGGATTGTAAATTTCCATGGCGAATCCAAGGGGATCGATTTTTCGGTGACACTCGGCACAAGTTTCTACTTTCCGATGTTTCTGGAGTTGTTCGCGAATCGTGGTCGCTCCCCTGATATCAGGTTCAAGAGGATCAACGTCAGGAGGCGGTGGCGAAGGTGGTGTTCCAAGAATATTCTCCAATATCCAGATGCCTCGAATAACCGGTGAGGTTTCCACACCATTGGAAGTAGCGGTCAACACACTGGCATGCCCGAGTACGCCACCGCGAACTTCACGATCGGC from Verrucomicrobiota bacterium encodes the following:
- a CDS encoding dehydrogenase gives rise to the protein MNNSMRIFGCCLFIAVIFASKALIAQTQPGHETRAKEAGDSGLPPEKSHDFLTPAEGLAIDLIASEPDIKQPSFLRFDERGRMWMIQYRQYPHPAGLKAISTDQFWRNVYSTFPAPPGHPDFVPGADRITIHEDTNGNGSYDKVSIFLDGLNMATGLAWAGDGVWVLQPPYLLFYKDANQDDVVDGPPDVHITGFGLEDSHSYANSLNWGPDGWLYGAQGSTVTASITLEGSDAPPIKSVGQLMWRYHPGNRVYEIVAEGGGNIWSCQFDSKGRLFAGANEGGKLGYHYMQGSYNKKNFAKHGELSNPHAYGYFFGVEEKGSQRVTTNLMTYSEGALPGRYDDTIITANPLIGRVLASRPVAIGPTFHSELIDVMVDSEDRWFRPVYAETGPDGSVFVSDWYDQQINHMENFVGRMSAADGRVYRIRAKEGYEPMRINLAALSTRELADLLKDARKWYRDTARRLINERQDTSILPVLKTWLREETGQTALEALWAINLLGQYDNAVRKTALSHDDPYVRKWAVRLIGDAWTAENWELSTMRDMAASDPHVEVRQQLSSTAKRLQKLHGSLSIVRELLKRNEDAEDPYMPLLVWWALEEFVSNDPNQVVSMFEGRRLFDEAMVQKPILEFLMRRLAAEGSRDYLRISARLLNLAPDAKSKSSLLEGFEKAYRGRSMVGLPEELLDAVAKAGGGSLAMQIRQGIPTVAREAAVLLANASANEESLRRVIEAIGEVPVPELLPTLLNQLNRESDPLRVVTLSALRAYNDPSVGQFVSNGYPNFSGEVQSAAQTLLMSRVEWASTWVNAVKDGNIATDLISIDAVNGLKRLDDSSLNSLISEIWSDSVETSSDTSEEMNQLRELLKNGENPDRHKGRELFLARCGACHILHNEGGVVGPELTGYQRSDLHSLLLAITNPNAEIREGFETNIIRTDDGQTLAGFIVDRDEHVVVIRPIGGQPIVLEEARIESMEDAGVSLMPPGLLMGMDDQSIVDLFAYIQAPQPLNLRR
- a CDS encoding ThuA domain-containing protein is translated as MFLLTKPSKLLLGVFCILLPFVSACSKAEETKKVLFVAGKMSHGYNSHEHNAGSLLLAKALNESDLGIEASVYYNKDNPGWTMDETLLEGIDAVVIYCDGGVKHLANDHVGAIGALNNTGVGVGCLHYGVETIDGEPGDGFLRWMGGYFQLGKSVNPHWVAHFENFPDHPVANGVKPFHIQDEWYFNMRFRDNMEGVTPILTAIPPLDVIPEKDHHHNSTADARAAVKRRDPQHMMWVSENANGSRGFGFTGGHFHDNWQDDDFRKVVLNAVAWITHKKVPAGGVSSATPTTEQLKQNQDYDEDLSKIRKDRYAEHIRK
- a CDS encoding four helix bundle protein, which translates into the protein MSIKRFEDIEGWQLARQLTQQVYKQTNKEPFSKDFGLKDQIQRASGSIMHNIAEGFDSESNPEFIRFLRYSKCSCSEVQSQLYVALDKKYIAQHEFDSLYEQARRTRAAIRGFINYLTKHGQSQSNKTIQKEAQEYSP
- a CDS encoding GMC family oxidoreductase, which codes for MPHINAGKTKPEYDVIIVGSGAAGGQTAYTLAMEGVKVLMLEAGRNYDPVTETPMFNTPEMAPLRGQSTPGKPFGYYDATVDGGWKVPGEPYTNATTKPEEEFMWWRARMLGGRTNHWGRISLRNGPYDFKPYSRDGLGFDWPLSYEDVAPYYDRVESLIGVYGSNEGMENTPNSPDGVLLPPPKARAAELYARKHAKKIGVPIVPIHRAVLSTTLNSKKIPKSLHPNNPRAQQILAQEMDQRLACFWATSCGRGCSTKANYQSTTVHLPPALATGNLDIITNAMVRVVETDSSGKATGVNFIERNTKKDFSVKGRIVVLAASSLESVRIMLNSQSFHHPDGVGNSSGLVGKYIMDTVGARVSGHVPALEGLPPHNEDGAGGAHVYAPWWLYQEQAAGKLDFPRGYHIETGGTRGEPSVGSFNGLEHLTKGAYGKRLKDEARRYYGSFVGYSGRGEMIPNENSYAEIDREVKDKWGIPVLKFHWQWADHEIRQAAHMHKIFAEIIIEQGGTVTSTLDPTGKKGIYRGGEIIHEVGGTIMGEDKKTSVTNQYMQTWDVKNLFITDGGPFCSNADKNPTLTIMALAWRSADYMMNEMKKGNI
- a CDS encoding gluconate 2-dehydrogenase subunit 3 family protein; this translates as MKANFSHNRMDRRSALKWMLAASATVHFLNTKSFGQETDPLLKGFGTDPDLLKGEVPWDRTMTADQLRTTSTLSDIILPHTSEESPSATEVHVPDFIDEWISAPYDEQQEDAKIIIEGLAWLDRESQRRFSQDFYQLNETQQTSICDDICFQEEALPEYQVGARFFTKFRNLTLGGYYTTNVGMKDVGYVGNVALAAFDGPPPEVLKQLGIDKAPW
- a CDS encoding VCBS repeat-containing protein, yielding MKYYLLLVLSILTFLVSQSFALEPIDSQKGSLLFEDDFNSGSVKPEWQALHGTRWSVEEGAFVGIPSTPEFQASRDNHTGATPSMTVQVAARDCILEMSFKVSGGLNAAHIGFNNSTTAGGTGHIARLIPSINAGTILQKDRHSQIIGDKDLPLATSDWTIEKDRWYTVLIEVIGDQCIAQIDGGPTLKAKHWRFDVLKTSLNLKARGNKGTLSYDNVKIWEALPTDGSQVESGAIWKKHTIVSQVESTQTDSAVANDFDGDGFMDVIGTFDGNVVLLKGPDWKRQTIHAFKEGDSSRKPRPQCIHSCLLDVDGDGDQDFVGSNNTTFWLECPKDPFSGKPWKYHTIDDEIQGTHCLITGDVNQDGKLDLIANSFQKESATTIYESICWFETPAASGEWVRHVFADKDAPGGNHYMGFGDINGDGRPDISCGAKGGEGFEGGEWFAWWEQPRDPTQVWKKHLLSASEPGATNIIPADVNRDGVVDLVASRGHGNGLLLFMGPDFHQVEVDADIYGPHSLVVEDFDQDGDVDIASCGRHEESIAAWFENDGRGFFTKHLIEENQGSYDTRAVDMDRDGDLDLLIAGHWSRNILWYENPMRGLK